The DNA window CATACGATGAGGCCTTATACGAGGTAAAGTATTTTAGAGATTTAAATATTGATGCATTTATTTATTGTGACCAAGGCATTTTTGAAATCTGGGTTGGTCAATTTTTAAATGAGAGTATGGCTAGGCAAGAATTAATAAAATATGAAGATTATTTTGGCAGTCAAACTGATATTATTGGTGAACCTAATAGTAGAATAATGTTAACAGATGAAAGCAATCAAATAATATTGATGTTTGATAAAAGTCAAAGCCTGTATTTATCTTCTATTAATACAGATAAAAGTATAATAAAGGTTGAAGATGCTGGTTATAGGGATTATATTACCTTTTCTAGAAAAGGTGATGAATTAATAGTTATAAATAATATTAAAATACAAAACTACCTATATGGGGTTGTACCTAAAGAAATGTCTGCAAGCTGGGCATTGGAAGCTTTAAAGGCTCAAGCAATAGCGGCTAAGAACTATACTTTAATCAATATGAATAAGCATATTAATGAAGGCTATAATTTATGTGACACTACACATTGTCAAGTATATGGAGGATACAATTCGGAAAATATAATGACAAATAGAGCAGTGGATGAAACAGCTGGGAGAGTTTTAATGTATAATAATGAAATTGTAGAGGCTTATTATCATTCTTCTAGTGGAGGGCGTACTGAAAATAGCGAAAATGTATGGAGTGGTGTCATTCCATATCTTAGAGGAGTAGAGGATGATTTTTCATTAGGCTCACCTTATGATTCATGGCAGTTTGTAATTAGCGAAGATGAAATAAGAGCTAAATTTATTGAAAATGGCTTGGATGTAGGAAATATAACAGATATTCAAGTTGTATCTACTTCTGAAAATGGAAGAGTAATTGAATTAATGATTAGAGGAACAATGGGAACACAGGTACTTAAGAAAGAACAGATTAGACAAGTACTTGGAGCTTCAAATATAAAGAGTACATTTTTTGAAATGAAAATTAATGGTGAAGGCGGGAGCTTTTTATCCCAAGATATTTATATTTATAGTACTAATGAGGGAAGGGTTATAAAACAATCAATAGATAATGCTACTGTATTATCTTCAGAGGGGTTAAATGTTTTAGATATTACATCATCATCGAAAGGCATTACATTAACAGATGGTTTAAGCACCAAAGAGATAATTAATAAAATAGAAAATAACACAATAAACAGTGAAGGAAAGTATGTATTTATGGGCAAAGGCTGGGGCCATGGAGTTGGCATGAGTCAATGGGGAGCTAAAAAAATGGCTGAGCTGGGATATAGCTATGAACAAATTTTAGAACATTATTATACTGGAGCAAAAGTTAAGTAAAGGATGATTTTAATGAGAAAAGAAGATTTTTATTTTGATTTACCAGAAGAACTTATTGCACAGGTTCCAATAGAAAATAGAGAAGGCTCTAGACTGCTAGTTTTAGACAAAAAAACTGGAGATACAGAGCATGGTTTCTTTTCAGATATAGTAAAATATTTGAATAAAGGGGATTGCTTAGTACTAAATAATACTAGAGTAATACCTGCAAGATTATTTGGACATAGAAAAGGTACTGGAAGCAGTGTAGAATTTTTATTATTAAAGAAAATAGATAATAATAGATGGGAGACATTAGTAAAACCAGGTAAAAAGGCGAAACCAGGAGCAATATTTGATTTTGGTGATGGTTTAATGGAAGGTGAGATATTAGAAGTTAAAGATGGTGGAACTAGAATAATTGAATTTAAATATGATGGTGTGTTTGAACAGCTATTAGATCAACTTGGCGAAATGCCCTTACCACCATATATTAAGGAAAAACTAGAAGACAAAGAAAGATATCAAACAGTATATTCAAAAAAGGAGGGCTCAGCTGCTGCACCTACAGCAGGATTGCATTTTACTGAATCTCTTCTGCAAAAGATAAAAGAAAGAGGGGTTAATATTGTCTATATCACGCTTCATGTTGGATTAGGTACTTTTAGACCAGTAAAGTCTGAGAATATTGAAGAGCATGACATGCATTCTGAATATTACGAAATTGATGAGGACTCAGCCAACTTAATTAATAGTACCAAAAAGGCTGGAGGTAAGATTATTGCAGTAGGAACTACTTCTGTAAGGACTATAGAATCTGCAAGTAATGAACAAGGCGAGGTAATTGCCAAGAATGGATGGACTAATATATTTATCTATCCCGGATATAAATTTAAGGTAATAGATAAACTAATCACAAATTTTCATTTGCCAGAATCAACGCTAATAATGCTAATAAGCGCACTGGCAGGCAGAGAAAATGTTTTACATGCCTACGAGGAGGCAATTAAATTGAAATATAGATTTTTTAGTTTCGGTGATGCTATGCTTATTAAATAGTGAGTTAACTAGCACAGCAGATTAAATTAGCAAAAGCTATGGAAATATGCATTAAGAGTTTTAGATATGAATAATTCTTTATTATAGTAGGAGGCAGCAATGACATTTAGATATGAATTAATAAAAGAGGCCAGTGATAGTAAGGCGAGATTAGGCAAGATATACACTCCCCATGGAGTTATTGAAACACCTGTATTTATGCCAGTTGGCACTAGAGCCACAGTAAAGACCATGACACCTGAGGAGCTTAAAGATTTAGGTTCTCAGATAATTTTAGGTAATACTTATCATCTATACTTAAGGCCTGGACATAAGCTTATTGAAGAGGCAGGGGGCTTACACAAGTTTATGAATTGGGATAGGCCTATATTGACAGATAGCGGAGGATTTCAGGTTTTTAGTTTAGGAGATTTAAGAAAAATAATTGAAGAAGGCGTAGAATTTAGGTCACATATTGATGGGTCTAAGCATTTTATTAGTCCTGAGAAATCTATTGAAATTCAAAATTCTTTAGGCTCTGACATAATAATGGCCTTTGATGAATGTGCTCCTTATCCAAGTGACTGGGATTATGTAAAAAAATCGCTTGAAAGGACTACGAGATGGGCAAAAAGGTGTAAGGAGGCCAATAAAAATCCAGACACTCAAGCCTTATTTGGAATAGTTCAGGGTGGGATGTACAAAGATTTAAGAGAACAAAGTGCAAATGAGCTTATTGATTTGGATTTTCCAGGATACGCAGTAGGAGGTTTAAGTGTAGGGGAGCCTGCTGAACTTATGTGTGAGATGCTAGATCATACTGTGCCTCTACTACCTAGAGAAAAACCAAGGTATCTTATGGGAGTTGGAAGTCCAGATTATTTATTTGAAGCAGTAATTAGAGGAATAGATATGGCTGACTGCGTACTGCCTACTAGAATTGCAAGGAATGGAACTGTTTTAACAAGCCATGGAAAGGTTGTTATAAGAAATGCTAAGTATTCAAAAGACTTTACAAGCCTAGATCCAGAATGTGATTGCTATACTTGCAAAAACTATTCCAAGGCTTATATTAGACATCTTTTTAATGTAGATGAAATATTGGGAGCTAGATTGGCGACTATACACAATCTCTATTTCCTAATAAAGCTTATGGAAAATATCAGGAAAGCTATTAAGGAAGATAGACTAATACAATATAAAGAAGAGTTTTATAATAAATATGGATATACAAAATAAAAATAAAGGATTTATTTCAAAAATGTAGAATACTACAAAAGAGGAAAGGAGGGACTATCTTGAGAGAATTTGTTTTATTAGGAGCTGCAGCAGCACCAGGTGGTAATATATTGTCTACTTTGATGCTTCCAGTGTTGTTTTTAGCTATTTTCTATTTCTTTATCATAAGACCTCAGCAAAAAAAGGACAAAAAGATTAAAGAGATGAGAAGCGGTGCAAAGGTTGGTGATGAGGTACTAACTATTGGAGGCATCTACGGCAAAATTGTTAAAATTAAAGATGAGATTATAACAATTGAAGTAGGAGCTGACAAAACAAGATTTGACATTGCTAAATGGGCTATAGGTAATATTCAAACATCATCAGAAGAATCTGAAAA is part of the Proteiniborus sp. MB09-C3 genome and encodes:
- the yajC gene encoding preprotein translocase subunit YajC is translated as MREFVLLGAAAAPGGNILSTLMLPVLFLAIFYFFIIRPQQKKDKKIKEMRSGAKVGDEVLTIGGIYGKIVKIKDEIITIEVGADKTRFDIAKWAIGNIQTSSEESEK
- a CDS encoding SpoIID/LytB domain-containing protein, with the protein product MKRNLLPIVLALFLSFTLSGKVFAYENDYVKVAIKSPLKLNYTVNLSSDGFQLGIWDNGFNSILSLDDKNLVARIDSYYGNAYGNYQKSNDIFTATHGPFHIKTNKIFFSYDEALYEVKYFRDLNIDAFIYCDQGIFEIWVGQFLNESMARQELIKYEDYFGSQTDIIGEPNSRIMLTDESNQIILMFDKSQSLYLSSINTDKSIIKVEDAGYRDYITFSRKGDELIVINNIKIQNYLYGVVPKEMSASWALEALKAQAIAAKNYTLINMNKHINEGYNLCDTTHCQVYGGYNSENIMTNRAVDETAGRVLMYNNEIVEAYYHSSSGGRTENSENVWSGVIPYLRGVEDDFSLGSPYDSWQFVISEDEIRAKFIENGLDVGNITDIQVVSTSENGRVIELMIRGTMGTQVLKKEQIRQVLGASNIKSTFFEMKINGEGGSFLSQDIYIYSTNEGRVIKQSIDNATVLSSEGLNVLDITSSSKGITLTDGLSTKEIINKIENNTINSEGKYVFMGKGWGHGVGMSQWGAKKMAELGYSYEQILEHYYTGAKVK
- the queA gene encoding tRNA preQ1(34) S-adenosylmethionine ribosyltransferase-isomerase QueA, which produces MRKEDFYFDLPEELIAQVPIENREGSRLLVLDKKTGDTEHGFFSDIVKYLNKGDCLVLNNTRVIPARLFGHRKGTGSSVEFLLLKKIDNNRWETLVKPGKKAKPGAIFDFGDGLMEGEILEVKDGGTRIIEFKYDGVFEQLLDQLGEMPLPPYIKEKLEDKERYQTVYSKKEGSAAAPTAGLHFTESLLQKIKERGVNIVYITLHVGLGTFRPVKSENIEEHDMHSEYYEIDEDSANLINSTKKAGGKIIAVGTTSVRTIESASNEQGEVIAKNGWTNIFIYPGYKFKVIDKLITNFHLPESTLIMLISALAGRENVLHAYEEAIKLKYRFFSFGDAMLIK
- the tgt gene encoding tRNA guanosine(34) transglycosylase Tgt codes for the protein MTFRYELIKEASDSKARLGKIYTPHGVIETPVFMPVGTRATVKTMTPEELKDLGSQIILGNTYHLYLRPGHKLIEEAGGLHKFMNWDRPILTDSGGFQVFSLGDLRKIIEEGVEFRSHIDGSKHFISPEKSIEIQNSLGSDIIMAFDECAPYPSDWDYVKKSLERTTRWAKRCKEANKNPDTQALFGIVQGGMYKDLREQSANELIDLDFPGYAVGGLSVGEPAELMCEMLDHTVPLLPREKPRYLMGVGSPDYLFEAVIRGIDMADCVLPTRIARNGTVLTSHGKVVIRNAKYSKDFTSLDPECDCYTCKNYSKAYIRHLFNVDEILGARLATIHNLYFLIKLMENIRKAIKEDRLIQYKEEFYNKYGYTK